Genomic DNA from Microbacterium neungamense:
TGACCGACCGCGACATCGTCGTGAAGGCGGTCGCCGCCGGCGAGGACCCCGACTCCATCCCGGCGGGACGGCTCGCCGCCGGCATGCCGATCACCGTCGGCGCCGACGACGACGTGGAGACGGCGCTGCAGAAGATGCAGGAGCACCAGGTGCGCCGGCTGCCCGTGATCGAGGACCACAGGCTCGTCGGCATCATCAGCCAGGCCGACGTGGCACGGCACCTGGACGCCGAATCGACCGGGGAGACGGTGGAGCGCATCTCGCAGCAGTGACACCCGTCGCCCGGTCGACGCGCGCCGCCGCATCCGTCAGCCGCACGAACCACGAACGCACCCGCCTCACGAACCCCGCCTCACGAGAGAAGGAGAGCACATGGACGAGCAGCCCGACACCGCCGAGCCGACCACGACCCACGCGGAGTGGGGTGCGGGCGACCCGCACCTCATCGTCTTGCGCAGCCTGGACGAGCGGCTCGTCTTCCCGCTCACCGAGAACCGGGTGACGATCGGCTCCGCCGCCGGCAGCAGCCTCGTGCTGGACGGGGCCGACCCCGTGCACGCCACCATCCTGCACGACGACCGCGACGAGTACGTGCTCACCCTGCACGGAGCCGGCGAGATGAACGCGAACGTGCCCGAGGGCGCGGACGGGGCGCGCACGGAGGTGCTCCGCACGGGCGCGCGCTTCACGATCGGCGACTGGACGCTGGTGTACTCCCGCGAGGAGTTCGCCGACCACGGCCGGCCGTACGGCGGACGCGAGGGCGGCGAACTCTCCGACCAGCCGCCGCAGCCGGAGCGGCCGGACTACCGGCACGATCCGCAGGGCGAGGACCAGCCCCGCGAGCAGGAGGTCCGCGAGGGCTGACCTGCGGCGCCGATCCCGGGAGGCGTCGAAGAGCACCGGGTCGGCCGGGAACACGCTGCCGACGAGCACCACCACCCCGCCCACGTCCACGGCGGCGATCGCGGCCGCGGACAGGCCGACCAGACCGGCGCCATAGACCCGCACCCGGGCGCCGTCCAGCGGGCGCAGGCGGCCGGCGCGGGCCACCGCCGCCCAGGCGGTCGCGGTGGCGCAGGACGCCGGGGCGAGGGTCGCCGCCGGGAGCGTCTCGGCCACCCGCACGATGTGCGTCCCCGCCCGCAGCTGCACGTGGCTGGCGAAGCCGCCGGTGAGCTCGCGATGCGGCGCGATCCGGTCGTGACCGTACTTGCCGAGGTCGCGGCACTTCTGCGTCAACCCGGCCGCGCACCGGTCGCACCGGCCGCAGGACACCGTCACCGACCACACCACCCGGTCGCCCAGACGCAGGGGCGTGCCGTCCGCGGCATCCGCGCCCGCCTCCCCGATCGCGCGACCACCCGTCCGACGCTCTCGTGACCGAGGACGACGGGAAGGGACGCGGGCCGGCGACCCAGCGCGGTGTGCACGTCGGAGCCGCAGATCGTGGACAGCTCGACCGCGACGAGCACGTCGTCGGGGGCGAGGGCGACCCCGGGGACGGCGATCGTCTCGTGCCGGTCGCCGAGGAACGCCATCGCCACGGCCGGCGGACGCAGCGCGATGTCCTGCCGCCGGCCGGCCGCCGGGTCCTGGTCGGGGCGCGCGGGTGCCGCTCTCATGCCCGGGCGAGGGCGAGCAATCCGCGCTCCGCGAGCACGTCGCGCAGCTCGGCGACGCTGCCCAGCACGGCATCCGCCCCGGCGGCGCTGAGCGCCGGCCGGTCGTGCGCCCCGGAGAGCACACCGGCGACGAACCCGGCGCCCGCGCGGCGCCCGGACTGCACGTCGCTGACCGTGTCCCCCGCGACGGCCACCGCCTGCACCGACGAGGCGCCCGTGCGGATCAGCGCGGTGAGCACCAGGTCCGGCGCGGGGCGTCCGCGGCCGGCATCCACGGGCGACAGCGCGACGTCCACCAGGTCGCCCCAGCCGAGCGCGGCCAGCAGCGCGTCCCGGGTCACCGGAGCGAACCCGGTGGTCAGCGCGACGGCGACGCCGGAGTCCTTCAGCGCCTCGATCGCGGCCCGCGCACCCGGGATCTCCTCCGCGCCCTGCTCGGCGACGATCTCGGCGTACGCGCCTTCGAACGCCGCCGTGGCGCGCTCAGCCGCGGCGCGGTCGCCGCCGGCGAGATGGGTGAAGACGTCGATCTTCGACTGACCCATGGTGTCGCGCACGTACTGCAGAGCCTCCTGCCACGGCATCCGTCCGGCCGACGCCGGTGCGCTCGGCGGCGCGCTGGAAGGCCCGCTCGACGACGCCGGGTGGTGTCGAGGAAGGCCGATCAGGCCGTCGACGTCTCGATCCCGTTCACCCGGTGGGCCCGCGATCTGGGCGTCACGCCGGGGGCGATCACGCAGGAGCTCAGCCTGCGGAGAGCGGGTGTCGAGAAGGCGGCCGCGCTCGGCGTCTCCCCCGAGGACACCATCGTCAGCGTCGTGCGGCTGCGCCTGCTGGACGGGCGTCCGACGATGCTGGAGCGCCTGAGCTACACCGAGGCCGTCGGCCGGACCCTGTTCGACGTGAACCTCGACGAGGTCTCGATCACCGAGTACCTGGCCTCGCGCGGGCATCCGATCGTCGGGCTGCAGCACGAGATCGACGCGGTGGCGGCGGACGAGCAGGATGCGGCGCTGCTGGAGGTGCCGCAGGGCACGCCGATCCTGCGGTTGAGCCGCATCTCGCGCGACGCCGACGGCGTCGTCTTCGAGGCGTCCGAGGACCGGTACCTCAGCGACGTCGTGCGCTTCACGGTGTCGGCCTCGGGGATCTCGAACGACGGCCGGTACATGCGCGCCGTCGGGGGATGAGGCGCGAGGTTCGTCGGACTTATCTTCGCACCTCTCTCTTGCTATCTTCGTAGTTGTGTTCTAATATGTGTTCATGGCGGGGACGGATCCTCTGGACTTCGAGCGGCGGGCGGCGCTGCTGGATGAGTGGGTGCGGACCCGGGCCGAGATCGCGGCGCTGGAGGCGCGGGCGGCGGGGCTGCTCGCGGAGCGGATGCGGGTGATGGAGACCGATGCGGCCCGGTCGCCGGTGCATCGGGACGGGATCTGGCGGTCGATGGTCGCGGAGTACTCCGCCGCCGGTCGGCTTTCCAAGGGCAGCGTGGAGTACGCGTTCACGGACGCGTGGGCGCTGGCGGAGGACTTCCCCGCCGTACGTGAAGCGCTCCAGGATGGGCGGGTCACGATCGGGCATGTGCGGGAGATCGTGCGCTGCGCCGGTGCGGTGCACGAGGCGATCGGGCACGGCGCGGTCGCCCCGGGCACCCTGGCCCTGTACGAGGCGGCGGTGCTGGTGGTGGCCGAACAGGACAGCCCCGCCCGCACCCGCGCGCACGCCCGGCAGGTCGCCGCGTCCCTGGCCGGGCAGACCGTGACCGAACGGCACAGCAAAGCCCGCGCCGAACGCACCGTCACCATCCGCTCCGTCGGCGACGGCCTCGCCCTGCTCACCGCCGTCCTGCCCGAACACCTCGCCGCCGGCATCATGGACCGCCTCACCCAGATGGGCCGCCACCTCCTCCGCACCCACAAACCCACCAGAACCACCAAGGCGGCGGGAACCGCACGAGCCGGGGCGGGTGCAGGGACCACCGCAGCGGCCGGAGCCGGTGCGGCGGCGGGGACCGGGCGGCCGGGACCGCTCGATCCCGACCTTGGCATCGCCCTCCTGGACGCGCACGAGGACGATCATGCCCTCACCGCCGAGGACTGGGCAGCCGTCGACGCTTTCCGCCGCCAACTCGACGGGGTTGATGGTGAGCACGACGAAGGATCGTTTCTTTCCGACAACGACGACGTCGATGACGACGGTGAAGACGAGGACGATGGCGGGATCGATGAGAAGGAATGGACGCGGATCTGGGAACAGATCCTCTCCGCCGACCCCGCACCGCTTCTCCCCGCCGAATCACCCACGGTCGAGGAGACGCGCACGCTGGATCAGATCCGCGCGGACCTGCTCGCCGACCTCCTCCTGACCACGGATCCGGCCCAGGCCCGGGGCACTGCTCTGGACGCCATCACCGCCCGCATCCAGGTCACCATCAACGCCACCACCCTCCACGGCGACGACGAGCGATCTGCCGAACTCGACGGCCACGGCCCCCTCCACCCCGACACCGCCCGCGCCCTCGCCGGCCGCACCACCGGATGGACCCGACTCTTCCTCTCGCCCACCGGCCTCATCACCCACACCGACACCTACACACCGACCGAGCCCATGCGGCGGTTCCTCCGCGCGCGCGACCAGCACTGCCGCTTCCCCGGCTGCCGCATGCCCGCCCACCGCTGCCAGATCGACCATAACCACGATCACGCCAAAGGCGGACCCACCGCGATCGGCAACCTCAGCCACCTCTGCCTGACCCACCACACCATCAAGCACCCCGATCTGCCTGACCACATCCGCTGGGCCGTCCGCCAGCTTCCTGATGGCACTCTGGAATGGACCAGCCCCCTCGGCCGCACCCACACCGACCGGCCCCGAGCACGGGTCCTCTTCACCCCCAACCCCGACACCAACCCCGGAACTGATCCCGAGCCCGACACCGACCCCGGAGCAGGCCCCGAGGCTCCGCACCAGCCACGCCTCTACCGGCAACCCGCCCCCGAACCCCAACCCGCACCCTTCTGAACCCGGGCACCCCCTGAACCCGGGCACCCCCCCACGCCCACGCCGGTGCGCATACCGGCATCCCGGCATCGCGGTTCGACGCGAAGATTTCGACGCGTGGACTCGGCTCATGGATGCCGGCCGATCGCCTGACGACCCGGTTCAGAACGAGATGCCGGGCGGCAGATTCGCGACGTCCCCCGGCTCGACCACGTAGATCACCGCGGTGTCGGCGGGCACCCGGATCTGGAGACGGGCGGTGAACACCGACCAGCGGCTCACCACGAGCCGCTTCACCGTGACGCCGTCGAGGCGCTGGCGCTGACGATCGACGCCGAACCACCAGCCTGAGTAGCGGATCTTCACCTCCGCGCCGGCCGGCCCCTGGAACCAGGCCGTCGTCGTGACGTTCCAGAAGGTCTCCAACGTCCGCCAGTCCCCCGCGCGGACGAACTTCTTTCTCACGGGCATGGTGCCCTCCTCTTCCCCGAGTGCTTCCGCGACTATGGGCCGGGGGTGACGCTCAGGCTCAGCGCGTAATGCGCAGGCTCGGCGTTGCCGCTCGTCGCCCGGAACTCCAGCGTCGTGTCCCTGGGTGTCATCGAGATCGCGTGCTTGTCGATGAAGTCGTCGCGGTCGTACCAGTGGTCGCCGTCGTTCTCGAACAGGCTCAGTTCCTTCGTCCCGACGAAGACGAACTCGTCGCCCAGCTCCTTCGTCTGACCCTGCGTCATGTTCGGCAGCGAGCGCTTCATCCCGTTGAACGTCACGTACAGCTCGTCGGTGAACGTCTCCGCCTGCACTTGGCACGTGATCGACTTCAGGCGCAGGACGGCCGACCCCGTCGGCGGGCCGACGCGCACGCCCAGCCCGTAATGCGCGCCCAGGGCGTTGCCGCTGGTGGACCGGAAGTACAGCGTCGTGTCGACGGATGCTTCGGTGATGGTGTGCGCGCCGATGAAGTCGTCACGGTCGTACCAGTGGTCGCCGTCGTTCTCGAACAGGCTCAGCTGCTGCGATCCTGCGAACAGGAACTCATCGCCCAGATCCTTCGTCTGCCCCTTGGTCATGTTCGGCAGCGATCTCTTCGTGCCGTTGAACGTCACGTACAGCTCGTCGGTGAACGTCTCCGCCTGCCCGAGACAGGTGATCGACGTCAGCGTCAGTATCGCCATGGTGCACCCCAGCCCTCTTCGCCCCCGGCCCCGTGCCGGCGGTCCTCCCGGTCTCAGTCCTCTTCGTCTCCGCAGACCTTGCCGACGCCCCATCCCACGAGTCCGCCGATCAGCATCCCGCCCGACCCACCGGTGAGCAGCGCCCCGACCAGCATCCCGAACAGGCCCATCGCCGGGGCGACGGTGCTGTTCCGCGCCGAGTACGTGACGCCGACCATCGCCGAGCCCAGTTCGCTCGCACCCTCATCGTCCAGCGACTCGCGGAACAGCGCGTCGATCTCCGACGCCCCCTCCTCTGCGGGCTGTTTCCCCGCCTCGACGCGGAAGACGATGAGCGCCAGCCGCTCCAGGCGCTTCACGTCGGCATCCGTGAGGAGACCGTTGCGGCGCATGCGGCGGAAACCGAGCGTGATCGCCCTGTGCCGGTCCCCGCCCGCCTCGTCGATGGCGCGCCGCGCCTCGTCCTCGATCACCGACGCGAGATCCCCCGGCGAGATGCCCAGCGTCTGGTAGGCGCGCAGCAACTCGATGGACCCGAACCCCTCGACACTGAGAGCGTTCATGAGACCCCTCCGGATCGGCTCTGAGAGGGCCCATTATCCTCTCGCCCGCACCGGGGCGCAATGGGATCCGACGCGACATGCTCTACCGGACGCCCTGTGGGACGAGTGGGTGCGTGAGAACGGCCCCACGCCCACGCCCGGCGCGGTGGACTTCACCCACTACGCGAAGAGCCGCGGCGTGGAGATCTTCTACGTCTCGCAGCGCGACCAGGGGCCGGACACGCAGCAGCTTGGCGTCGCGAACCTGCAGCACGCCGGACTCGCCTTCGCCGACGACGCGCACGCGGTCTTCCAGCGGGAGTCGTCGAACAAGGAGCCCGCGCAGCAGGCGATCGCGGAGAAGTACGAGGTGATCGCCTATCTCGGCGACAACCTCAACGACTTCCGCCGCCGCTACTACGTCACCTCCGTCGCTGAGCGGAAGGCGCGTGCCGCCGAGGACGCCGAGCATTTCGGACGGGACTTCATCCTCTTCCCGAACAACACCGACGGGCACTGGATCCGCGCGATCTTCGGCACCAGCGAGCCGGCGGACAGCCCGGAGTACCGGGCCCGGATGCTCCTCGCCGCGCGCAACCTCGTGGAGTGACGCGCGCAGCCTCGGGAGTGGGCCGCGCACCCGGCCCGACACCCGCCCCGCCGCCCGGGTGAGACCACACGGATACGATCGGAGGCATGCCGTCTTCTGAAGCCCTCGCGCATGCCTCCGATCTCGCCGACTTCGTCGCGGCGTCCCCGTCGAGCTACCACGCGGCCGAGGAGGTCGCGCGGCGCCTCGAGGCGGCCGGGTTCACCCGGCTCGAGGAGACGGATGCCTGGCCGGCGCAGGCCGGCGGCCGGTTCGTCGTCGTCCGCGACGGCGCCGCCATCGCCTGGGCGGTGCCGTCCGGCGCCACCGCCACGGCCCCGGTGCACGTCCTCGGGGCGCACACCGACTCCCCCGGCTTCAAGCTCAAGCCGCGGCCGACCACCGGCGTGAAGGGCTGGCTGCAGGCGGCCGTCGAGATCTACGGCGGCCCGCTGCTGAACTCCTGGCTCGACCGCGAGCTGCGCCTCGCCGGCCGCCTGGCCCTCGCCGACGGCCGCGTCGTGCTGGCCGCGACCGGACCGCTGCTGCGCCTCCCGCAGCTGGCGATCCACCTCGACCGCGAGGCGAACAAGCAGCTCACGCTGGACCCCCAGGCGAACACGCAGCCGGTCTGGGGACTCGGCGACCCGGCCGAGGCCGACCTGCTCGCCGAGCTCGCCGGTGCTGCGGGCGTGGACCCGGCGGAGGTCCGCGGCTTCGACGCGGTGGTGGCGGATGCCGCGCGCGGCGCGGTCTTCGGCAAGGACGACGTCTTCTTCGCCTCGGGCCGCCTGGACGACCTGGCGTCGGTGCACGCCGGCGTCGTCGCGCTCATCGAGGCTGCGGGTGGGCCCGGCTCGACGGACACGACGGATGCGGCGGGCGTGATCCCGGTGCTCGCGGCCTTCGACCACGAGGAGCTCGGCTCGGAGTCCCGCTCCGGCGCCGCCGGCCCGTTCCTCGAGGACGTCCTGGAGCGGGTGTACGCGGGGCTCGGCGCCGACGGCGCAGACCGCCGTCGCGCGTACGCGGCATCCTGGTGCCTGTCCAGCGACGTCGGGCACTCCGTGCATCCGAACTACCTGTACAAGCACGACCCGGTGGTGCAGCCGGTGCTCGGCTCCGGCCCGATCCTCAAGATCAACGCGAACCAGCGCTACGCGACGGATGCCGTGGGCGCCGCCGCCTGGGCGGGATGGTGCGAGGCGGCGGGCGTCTCGGCGCAGGAGTTCGTCTCGAACAACGCCGTCCCGTGCGGGTCGACCATCGGGCCGATCACGGCGACCCGCCTCGGCATCCGCACGGTCGACGTCGGCATCCCGATCCTGTCGATGCACTCGGCGCGCGAGCTCGCGGGGGTCAGTGACCTCCACGACCTCGCGCGCGTCGCGCGCGCCTTCTTCGCCAGCTGAACGACCCGAATCAGGCCATCGTGTCGAGGATCGCGACGAGGTCCTCGAACGTGGTCCGCGGGTTGAGGATCGCGAAGCGGGTGTTCGGCCGGCCGGCGTGCGAGCTCGGCACCACGAACGCGTGCTGCTGGTCGAGCAGCTGCGCCGACCAGCGGTCGTAGTCCGCCCGGGTCCAGCCGTTGCGCTCGAACACCACCACCGACAGCTGCGGGTTGCGCACGAGCGTCAGCTCGGGGCGGCGGTCGATCTCCTCGGCGATGCGATGGGTGAGCGCGATCGTCGCCGACACGGCGTCGCGGTACGCCTGCACGCCATAGGTCGCCAGCGAGAACCACAGCGGCAGGCCGCGCGGGCGGCGAGTGAGCTGGATCGAATAGTCCGAGGGGCTGAAGTCGTCGGTCTCGGTGAGGGTGTCCAGGTACTCGGCGTGCTGGGTGTGCGCGCGGCGTCCGAGCTCGGGGTCGCGGTAGAGCAGGGCGCAGCAGTCGAACGGCGCGAACAGCCACTTGTGCGGGTCGACGATGAGCGAGTCGGCGCGCTCGACGCCCGCGAAGATGTCGCGCGCCTCCGGGGCGAGCATGGCGGTGAGCCCGTACGCGCCGTCGATGTGCAGCCAGAAGTCGAACT
This window encodes:
- a CDS encoding M18 family aminopeptidase is translated as MPSSEALAHASDLADFVAASPSSYHAAEEVARRLEAAGFTRLEETDAWPAQAGGRFVVVRDGAAIAWAVPSGATATAPVHVLGAHTDSPGFKLKPRPTTGVKGWLQAAVEIYGGPLLNSWLDRELRLAGRLALADGRVVLAATGPLLRLPQLAIHLDREANKQLTLDPQANTQPVWGLGDPAEADLLAELAGAAGVDPAEVRGFDAVVADAARGAVFGKDDVFFASGRLDDLASVHAGVVALIEAAGGPGSTDTTDAAGVIPVLAAFDHEELGSESRSGAAGPFLEDVLERVYAGLGADGADRRRAYAASWCLSSDVGHSVHPNYLYKHDPVVQPVLGSGPILKINANQRYATDAVGAAAWAGWCEAAGVSAQEFVSNNAVPCGSTIGPITATRLGIRTVDVGIPILSMHSARELAGVSDLHDLARVARAFFAS
- a CDS encoding FHA domain-containing protein, with amino-acid sequence MDEQPDTAEPTTTHAEWGAGDPHLIVLRSLDERLVFPLTENRVTIGSAAGSSLVLDGADPVHATILHDDRDEYVLTLHGAGEMNANVPEGADGARTEVLRTGARFTIGDWTLVYSREEFADHGRPYGGREGGELSDQPPQPERPDYRHDPQGEDQPREQEVREG
- a CDS encoding HAD family acid phosphatase, which translates into the protein MRPLRIGSERAHYPLARTGAQWDPTRHALPDALWDEWVRENGPTPTPGAVDFTHYAKSRGVEIFYVSQRDQGPDTQQLGVANLQHAGLAFADDAHAVFQRESSNKEPAQQAIAEKYEVIAYLGDNLNDFRRRYYVTSVAERKARAAEDAEHFGRDFILFPNNTDGHWIRAIFGTSEPADSPEYRARMLLAARNLVE
- a CDS encoding HNH endonuclease signature motif containing protein codes for the protein MAGTDPLDFERRAALLDEWVRTRAEIAALEARAAGLLAERMRVMETDAARSPVHRDGIWRSMVAEYSAAGRLSKGSVEYAFTDAWALAEDFPAVREALQDGRVTIGHVREIVRCAGAVHEAIGHGAVAPGTLALYEAAVLVVAEQDSPARTRAHARQVAASLAGQTVTERHSKARAERTVTIRSVGDGLALLTAVLPEHLAAGIMDRLTQMGRHLLRTHKPTRTTKAAGTARAGAGAGTTAAAGAGAAAGTGRPGPLDPDLGIALLDAHEDDHALTAEDWAAVDAFRRQLDGVDGEHDEGSFLSDNDDVDDDGEDEDDGGIDEKEWTRIWEQILSADPAPLLPAESPTVEETRTLDQIRADLLADLLLTTDPAQARGTALDAITARIQVTINATTLHGDDERSAELDGHGPLHPDTARALAGRTTGWTRLFLSPTGLITHTDTYTPTEPMRRFLRARDQHCRFPGCRMPAHRCQIDHNHDHAKGGPTAIGNLSHLCLTHHTIKHPDLPDHIRWAVRQLPDGTLEWTSPLGRTHTDRPRARVLFTPNPDTNPGTDPEPDTDPGAGPEAPHQPRLYRQPAPEPQPAPF
- a CDS encoding CBS domain-containing protein, which codes for MTLTRDIMTPGARCIGENDSLTIAAQMMSDLDVGALPICGEDGRLKGMLTDRDIVVKAVAAGEDPDSIPAGRLAAGMPITVGADDDVETALQKMQEHQVRRLPVIEDHRLVGIISQADVARHLDAESTGETVERISQQ
- a CDS encoding HAD-IA family hydrolase codes for the protein MPWQEALQYVRDTMGQSKIDVFTHLAGGDRAAAERATAAFEGAYAEIVAEQGAEEIPGARAAIEALKDSGVAVALTTGFAPVTRDALLAALGWGDLVDVALSPVDAGRGRPAPDLVLTALIRTGASSVQAVAVAGDTVSDVQSGRRAGAGFVAGVLSGAHDRPALSAAGADAVLGSVAELRDVLAERGLLALARA
- a CDS encoding alcohol dehydrogenase catalytic domain-containing protein, with protein sequence MRAAPARPDQDPAAGRRQDIALRPPAVAMAFLGDRHETIAVPGVALAPDDVLVAVELSTICGSDVHTALGRRPASLPVVLGHESVGRVVARSGRRARMPRTARPCVWATGWCGR
- a CDS encoding GntR family transcriptional regulator: MVSRKADQAVDVSIPFTRWARDLGVTPGAITQELSLRRAGVEKAAALGVSPEDTIVSVVRLRLLDGRPTMLERLSYTEAVGRTLFDVNLDEVSITEYLASRGHPIVGLQHEIDAVAADEQDAALLEVPQGTPILRLSRISRDADGVVFEASEDRYLSDVVRFTVSASGISNDGRYMRAVGG